A stretch of Malus sylvestris chromosome 11, drMalSylv7.2, whole genome shotgun sequence DNA encodes these proteins:
- the LOC126590714 gene encoding LOB domain-containing protein 15-like translates to MSTNREITTLDETGKKIRRESDASVDDQMGIMSTTRISSSSSSSFGVPHQGMMMMSTTTLNTITPCAACKLLRRRCAEECPFSPYFSPHEPQKFSAVHKVFGASNVSKMLMEVAENQRADAANSLVYEANLRLRDPVYGCMGVILALHQQIQSLQAELNAVRTEILRYKYKEAASRSVVSPRGIIHHSALVSSSGMVSLAAQPQAISPPPPPPLPPASAQSSVVFSSSSSSSASSVYNPSTNTMGYSSMSSENIPYFD, encoded by the exons ATGTCCACAAACAG GGAGATCACAACATTGGATGAGACAGGAAAGAAGATCAGGAGAGAAAGTGATGCATCTGTTGATGATCAAATGGGGATCATGAGCACTACTCGAATTTCgtcatcatcgtcatcatcatttGGTGTTCCTCATCAagggatgatgatgatgagtaCAACAACTTTGAACACAATCACACCTTGTGCTGCATGTAAGCTCTTGAGAAGAAGATGTGCTGAAGAGTGCCCTTTCTCTCCCTACTTCTCTCCGCATGAACCCCAAAAGTTTTCAGCCGTCCACAAAGTCTTTGGTGCAAGCAATGTTTCCAAGATGCTAATG gAGGTGGCTGAGAATCAAAGAGCTGATGCAGCCAATAGTCTAGTTTATGAGGCAAATCTGAGGCTGAGAGACCCTGTGTATGGGTGCATGGGTGTAATTTTAGCCTTGCACCAACAAATTCAATCTCTACAAGCTGAACTCAATGCAGTAAGGACCGAAATATTGAGATATAAATACAAAGAGGCCGCTAGTCGCAGTGTCGTTTCTCCTAGGGGTATTATTCACCATTCTGCTTTGGTTTCTAGTTCTGGGATGGTGTCCCTTGCTGCGCAACCACAAGCGATTTCACCACCACCGCCGCCGCCACTACCACCAGCATCAGCTCAGTCTTCAGTTGTCTTTTCTtcgtcatcttcatcttcaGCTTCTTCTGTATACAATCCATCTACAAACACGATGGGCTATAGCTCCATGTCAAGCGAAAATATTCCGTATTTCGATTAA